GCTACTGGTATGCAGGCGGCTTTGACGACTGGTTTTTGGATACCGACTCAGAACTTACCATGCAGGATCTGGAAGCATACTTTCGCTCCTCATATTTTGCAAGCGGCGGTGACAGTGCTTCATCGGTTGATGCATTAACTGAGCCCGGCAAAGTGCTCCTAAAGAAAACGGACGGTGTCTATCCTTTAACCGGAGAGCTTTTGACAACGGCAAAACCGCTGTCTCTTTCCGGTACAGGAAGGATTGCCATTACTAAGGAATATGAAGCGGGCGTAACGGATATTTCAGCGGTGGAATATGGACTAAGCTCCGACCTCAGTACATGGGGTGAATGGACTGCTCTTCCGGAAGACGGAAAAATCAAGGCTACAGCTAATTACATTCGCTTTCGCATCACCTTTACGACAACCGATATAAAGAAAACGCCAAAGCTTCTTGATATCAGAATCTACGATATCCCCAAAGCCCCTTATGGAAAGATGGGCTTTGCAAGGCCCGTACTTTTGACAAAAGAGGGTGCTTGGGAAGCGGTTCTGGAAAACGCCTACGACATCATTGTCACAAGTGAGGTCAACGGCGAGGATACGCTCCACTTCAAGCTTCCCTTCAGAGATGAAAAGCGAAGCTATTTAGAAAACGAGAAGAAGATTCAAATCGTTGACGATATTTATAAGGTTAGAACCATTAACGACATCAAAGACGCTTCAGGAAACACCGTGACGGAAGTCTATGCCGAAGCGGAGTTTTACGATCTGACCTTCAGCGTCCGCAAAGAAGAAAAAAGCTTTGATGCAGAGACGGCGGAAACAGCGATGGCTTACGCCCTTGAGGGCACAGAGTGGCATGTCGGCACGGTCAATGTCAAGACAAAACGCACCTGGGTATCGCAAGAGAAGAATGCTCTTTCCATCCTTCGCGCTGTCGCAAGCCTTCACGGCGGAGACCTGGTCTTTGACTCGTCCAACAGGCTCGTTCATCTCTATACGGTGAGCGGCAGGGATTCAGGCGCTCTTTTTGCCTACAGAAAGAATATGAAAAGCATTGAGCGGGTCATTGATACAAGAAATCTTGTGACACGCTTGTATGCACTGGGAGCAGACGGGATGACTTTTTCCGATATCAACGGCGGCAAGCCCTATCTGGAAGATTTCACCTATTCAAATGATGTGCGCATCTCCACACTTGACTGTTCCTCCTTTACCAATCCCTACCAGATGAAGGAGTTCACGGCGATGCGGTTGGCGCAATACGCCAAACCGAAAATCTCCTATGTCCTCCATGCGATGGACTTATCCGTCCTTACGGGATTTTCTCATGAAGCTTGGTCGCTGGGAGACTATGTCCTTGTAGAAGACAAAGAGCTGGGGATTTCCGTTACGACAA
The Candidatus Cloacimonadota bacterium genome window above contains:
- a CDS encoding phage tail protein codes for the protein MALKLTIQSQEDFTGEFPAALAKSGLWRFNEGSFDDQGFLMDSSGSHRKMEVINRSGTTAGIRSGVMGNYIQLNLHDPGTEQSYLKLTNDGGIFQNIGDTILVGGWIKPTIYSIGNTYCPLFNTRSGPGQPIFYLSFFQGRPRVMLYNEAGLLILDRTTSPSFTLKNGGIYFIACIIRPNAKTAQYVIGDRSDGKCWVSEVYSFTGELNRLCTADIIMGMHAGSYWYAGGFDDWFLDTDSELTMQDLEAYFRSSYFASGGDSASSVDALTEPGKVLLKKTDGVYPLTGELLTTAKPLSLSGTGRIAITKEYEAGVTDISAVEYGLSSDLSTWGEWTALPEDGKIKATANYIRFRITFTTTDIKKTPKLLDIRIYDIPKAPYGKMGFARPVLLTKEGAWEAVLENAYDIIVTSEVNGEDTLHFKLPFRDEKRSYLENEKKIQIVDDIYKVRTINDIKDASGNTVTEVYAEAEFYDLTFSVRKEEKSFDAETAETAMAYALEGTEWHVGTVNVKTKRTWVSQEKNALSILRAVASLHGGDLVFDSSNRLVHLYTVSGRDSGALFAYRKNMKSIERVIDTRNLVTRLYALGADGMTFSDINGGKPYLEDFTYSNDVRISTLDCSSFTNPYQMKEFTAMRLAQYAKPKISYVLHAMDLSVLTGFSHEAWSLGDYVLVEDKELGISVTTRIVRREYNLQEPWNTVLELSTTLKNLGSSVERLETIADTLEGAGAFGGGNISDMVPFNHLKNSRADDGMAYWLNSGFEAVNETGGTGTAAFKAEGAAGLTKSMAQTVYPSNRKSYTLSLAIASENLEKLSDTSQVGVEVEIEYEDGSVETRFIDLY